Proteins co-encoded in one Saprospira grandis genomic window:
- the icd gene encoding NADP-dependent isocitrate dehydrogenase → MSGEKISMKEGQLQVPNQPIIPFIEGDGIGPDIWAASVRVFDAAVEKAYAGERKIEWKEVLAGQKAFDTTQEWLPQATLDAIEEYLVAIKGPLTTPVGGGIRSLNVALRQKLDLFACVRPVRWFQGVPSPVKKPELVDMTIFRENTEDIYAGIEYLTGTPENDKVKKFLIEEMGVSQIRFPETASLGVKPVSIEGTERLVKAALDYAIANNRKSVTLVHKGNIMKFTEGKFKEWGYALAKRDYNAKDLDGGPWQVIDNNGQEIIVKDVIADAFLQQILLRPAEYDVIATLNLNGDYVSDALAAIVGGIGIAPGANINYTNGKAIFEATHGTAPKYAGQDKVNPSSVILSGEMMFRYMGWNEAADLIVKGIEGAIQKKTVTYDFHRLMDDAKLLKCSEFGDAIIENM, encoded by the coding sequence ATGAGTGGAGAAAAAATTAGCATGAAAGAGGGGCAGTTGCAAGTGCCTAATCAACCTATTATTCCTTTTATTGAAGGAGACGGCATTGGTCCTGACATTTGGGCTGCTTCTGTTCGCGTTTTTGATGCTGCTGTAGAGAAAGCTTATGCTGGCGAGCGCAAAATTGAGTGGAAAGAGGTATTGGCTGGTCAAAAAGCCTTTGATACGACTCAGGAATGGTTGCCACAGGCTACCCTAGATGCTATTGAAGAGTACTTGGTAGCGATCAAAGGGCCATTGACTACCCCTGTAGGTGGAGGAATCCGCTCACTAAATGTGGCTTTGCGTCAGAAGCTTGACCTTTTTGCTTGCGTGCGTCCTGTGCGTTGGTTTCAGGGGGTACCTTCTCCAGTGAAAAAGCCTGAGTTGGTTGATATGACCATTTTCCGTGAGAACACAGAAGATATTTATGCTGGGATTGAATACCTTACTGGCACGCCTGAGAATGACAAGGTGAAAAAATTCCTTATTGAGGAAATGGGCGTTAGCCAAATTCGTTTCCCTGAAACGGCTTCATTAGGTGTTAAGCCTGTTTCTATTGAGGGAACAGAGCGTTTGGTGAAGGCAGCTTTAGATTACGCTATTGCCAACAACCGCAAATCAGTAACTTTGGTGCATAAAGGAAACATCATGAAGTTTACTGAGGGTAAATTTAAGGAGTGGGGTTATGCTTTGGCTAAGCGCGACTATAACGCAAAAGACTTGGATGGTGGACCTTGGCAGGTGATTGATAACAATGGTCAAGAGATCATCGTAAAAGATGTCATTGCAGATGCATTCTTGCAGCAGATTCTTCTTCGTCCTGCAGAGTATGATGTAATTGCTACACTAAACCTAAACGGTGATTATGTTTCTGATGCCCTAGCTGCTATTGTTGGGGGTATTGGTATTGCTCCTGGTGCAAACATCAATTACACAAATGGCAAGGCTATCTTTGAAGCAACTCATGGTACTGCACCTAAGTATGCGGGTCAAGATAAGGTGAATCCTAGCTCTGTAATTCTATCTGGAGAGATGATGTTCCGCTATATGGGCTGGAATGAAGCTGCTGATCTTATTGTAAAAGGTATTGAAGGCGCTATTCAGAAGAAAACAGTTACTTATGACTTCCATCGCCTAATGGATGATGCGAAGTTGTTGAAGTGCTCTGAGTTTGGCGATGCTATCATTGAAAATATGTAA
- a CDS encoding ATP-dependent Clp protease ATP-binding subunit gives MFDKFTEKARQAVLKAQEYVRGRQQQDVQLAHLLAAMLEVDDNVVGYLLKKLSVNLTDLKQKLEVIMDSYPKVYGSNSGSHLSKEASLAIQNAQNLARDFGDEFVALDMILAGIFSVDDKTTRLLRSLGANEKLLGDAIKELRKGRTVKSESGENEFNALRKYGVNYNEQCRNGKLDRIIGRDDEIRRLLHILSRRKKNNPILIGEPGVGKTAIVEGLAWRIVNNDVPENLKDKTVFGLDLAALVAGAKYKGEFEERLKAVVKEVTTSNNVILFIDEIHTLVGAGGGGGAMDAANILKPALARGELRAIGATTLDEYQKYFETDKALERRFQKIVIDQPSMEETVAILRGLRERYENHHQVRILDDALIAAAELSHRYISDRALPDKAIDLMDEAAAKLRLELNSMPEKLDELDRKGRQLEIEREAVKRDGDQKRLDAINEQIANISEELTVLKAAWESEKELINIIQSCKSEIEKYRLEAEEARRNSDYAKVAELEYGKIKEQETILANAEAQLETLSPEKRLTDGEVDANDIAEVVARWTGIPVAKMLESEREKLLRLEEEIGKRIIGQREAVQAVSDAVRRSRAGLQDAKKPIGSFLFMGTTGVGKTELAKALAELLFNDETAITRFDMSEYMEKHAVSRLVGPPPGYVGYEEGGQLTNAVRQKPYSIILLDEIEKAHPDTFNILLQVLDDGRLTDNKGRVADFKNTIIIMTTNMGADVIQDNFDGLDHVEASKRQAIIETTKLEVVERLKDHVRPEFLNRIDETVMFTMLNREEIKQILYLLLKGIRKRVLGQGFDIELSEAAIDYLADLGYEPAFGARPMKRVLQRELVNELSKALLASQFAPGDLIYVDLPKGQEKLLFTKKEEEKELELED, from the coding sequence ATGTTTGATAAATTCACCGAAAAAGCCCGGCAGGCCGTACTCAAAGCACAAGAATATGTGCGTGGCCGCCAACAACAAGACGTTCAATTGGCCCATTTATTAGCCGCTATGTTAGAAGTGGATGATAATGTGGTGGGCTACCTACTCAAAAAATTATCCGTCAACCTTACAGACCTCAAGCAAAAGCTAGAGGTCATTATGGACTCCTACCCTAAAGTCTATGGCAGCAACTCGGGCAGCCACCTCTCTAAAGAGGCCAGCCTAGCCATCCAAAATGCCCAAAACCTGGCCCGCGATTTCGGCGATGAGTTTGTGGCCCTCGATATGATTTTAGCGGGTATTTTCTCCGTAGACGATAAAACCACTCGCCTACTCCGCAGCCTTGGCGCCAACGAAAAACTACTTGGCGATGCCATTAAGGAATTGCGCAAAGGCCGCACCGTCAAAAGCGAAAGTGGCGAAAATGAATTTAATGCCCTCCGCAAATATGGGGTAAACTATAACGAACAATGCCGCAACGGAAAATTGGACCGCATTATCGGCCGCGATGATGAAATTCGCCGCCTGCTCCATATCCTCTCTCGCCGCAAAAAGAATAACCCCATCCTCATTGGAGAACCCGGTGTGGGAAAAACCGCCATTGTAGAAGGCCTAGCCTGGCGTATCGTCAATAATGATGTGCCCGAAAACCTAAAAGATAAAACCGTTTTTGGCCTCGACCTAGCCGCTCTGGTTGCTGGAGCCAAATATAAAGGAGAATTTGAGGAGCGACTCAAAGCGGTGGTCAAAGAAGTGACCACCTCTAATAATGTCATCCTATTTATTGATGAAATTCATACGCTGGTTGGTGCTGGCGGAGGTGGAGGCGCCATGGATGCCGCCAATATCCTCAAGCCCGCCCTTGCCCGTGGAGAACTACGGGCCATTGGTGCCACTACCCTAGATGAGTACCAAAAGTACTTTGAAACGGATAAAGCCCTAGAAAGACGATTCCAGAAAATTGTCATCGATCAGCCTTCTATGGAAGAAACGGTAGCCATTTTGCGCGGACTCAGAGAGCGCTACGAAAACCACCACCAAGTTCGCATTCTCGATGATGCCCTCATTGCGGCAGCAGAACTTTCTCATCGCTATATTAGTGATCGTGCCCTACCCGATAAAGCAATCGACTTGATGGATGAGGCCGCCGCTAAACTTCGCTTAGAGCTAAACTCTATGCCCGAAAAACTAGATGAATTGGACCGCAAAGGCCGTCAGCTAGAAATTGAAAGAGAGGCCGTAAAACGAGATGGCGATCAAAAGCGATTGGATGCCATCAATGAGCAAATTGCCAATATCTCGGAAGAACTGACGGTCCTAAAAGCCGCCTGGGAATCTGAAAAAGAACTCATCAATATCATTCAGTCTTGTAAGTCTGAAATTGAAAAATACCGCCTAGAAGCTGAAGAAGCCCGCCGCAATAGCGATTACGCCAAAGTAGCCGAATTGGAATATGGTAAAATTAAAGAGCAGGAAACTATCTTGGCCAATGCAGAGGCCCAACTAGAAACCCTCTCTCCAGAAAAACGCCTCACCGATGGGGAGGTAGATGCTAATGATATTGCTGAAGTTGTTGCTCGCTGGACGGGTATTCCCGTGGCCAAAATGCTCGAAAGCGAAAGAGAGAAGCTACTTCGCTTAGAAGAGGAAATTGGCAAGCGAATTATTGGCCAAAGAGAGGCCGTACAAGCTGTTTCTGATGCGGTTCGCCGTAGCCGTGCGGGCCTACAAGATGCCAAAAAGCCCATTGGTTCCTTCCTATTTATGGGAACAACGGGAGTCGGTAAAACGGAATTGGCCAAAGCCCTGGCGGAACTTCTCTTTAATGATGAAACAGCGATTACCCGCTTTGATATGTCGGAGTATATGGAGAAACATGCCGTTTCTCGCCTCGTTGGTCCACCTCCCGGTTATGTAGGCTATGAGGAGGGCGGTCAATTGACCAATGCCGTTCGCCAAAAGCCCTACTCTATCATTCTACTGGATGAAATTGAGAAGGCTCATCCCGACACCTTCAATATTTTGTTGCAGGTCCTAGATGATGGCCGCCTAACCGATAACAAAGGCCGTGTAGCCGACTTTAAGAATACGATTATCATCATGACCACCAATATGGGGGCCGATGTAATCCAAGATAACTTTGATGGTTTAGATCATGTAGAGGCTAGCAAACGCCAAGCAATCATTGAAACCACCAAACTAGAAGTAGTTGAGCGCCTCAAGGACCATGTTCGTCCAGAGTTTCTCAACCGAATTGATGAAACGGTCATGTTTACCATGCTCAACCGCGAAGAGATCAAGCAGATTCTTTATCTACTGTTGAAAGGTATTCGCAAAAGAGTTTTGGGCCAAGGCTTTGATATTGAGCTTTCTGAAGCAGCCATTGACTACCTAGCCGATTTGGGTTATGAGCCCGCCTTTGGTGCCCGCCCCATGAAGCGCGTACTCCAAAGAGAATTGGTCAATGAGTTGTCTAAGGCCCTATTGGCGAGCCAATTTGCGCCTGGCGACCTTATCTATGTTGATCTTCCAAAAGGGCAAGAAAAACTCTTGTTTACTAAAAAAGAAGAAGAGAAAGAGCTAGAGTTGGAAGACTAA
- a CDS encoding mevalonate kinase — protein MTKAYPAKLLLFGEYSIMQAAPALALPFWAYRASWSWSATKERLASQQGLQLLLDSMAPNCCLDLQRLGQDLRAGIWLQSDIPHGYGLGSSGSLVAAVYERYARAEKARGEELILTLAQIETAFHGQSSGIDPLVSYLRKGLFWEAGQSKILEQEISLGEADRAQLFLLDTKIARQTAPLVQHYLQACAQADFPLAEQKELAQAHRLAISAYLGQEDEALAAAFREISALQHRFFQRMIPAEFKEVWQKGLAGGSYLLKLCGAGGGGFLLGYSQDWVSTQRELSAFELLPLALGQI, from the coding sequence ATGACAAAAGCTTATCCGGCGAAACTACTATTATTTGGAGAGTACAGCATCATGCAGGCGGCTCCGGCTTTGGCCTTACCCTTTTGGGCCTATCGGGCTAGCTGGTCTTGGTCGGCCACTAAAGAGCGATTAGCTTCGCAGCAGGGTTTGCAGCTCCTATTGGATAGCATGGCGCCCAACTGTTGCTTAGACTTGCAGCGATTGGGGCAAGACTTGCGAGCGGGGATTTGGTTGCAGAGTGATATTCCGCATGGCTATGGTTTGGGAAGTTCGGGCAGTTTGGTGGCGGCAGTATATGAGCGTTATGCCAGGGCCGAAAAGGCGAGGGGCGAGGAATTGATATTGACATTAGCGCAGATAGAAACTGCTTTTCATGGGCAGAGTTCGGGCATAGACCCCTTAGTTTCTTATTTGAGAAAAGGGTTGTTTTGGGAAGCTGGTCAGAGTAAAATATTGGAGCAAGAAATTAGCTTAGGAGAGGCGGATCGGGCTCAATTATTTTTGTTGGACACAAAAATTGCGAGACAAACGGCCCCATTAGTACAGCATTATCTGCAAGCTTGTGCGCAGGCAGATTTTCCATTGGCGGAGCAAAAAGAACTTGCACAGGCGCATCGTTTGGCTATTTCGGCCTATTTGGGCCAGGAAGATGAGGCCTTAGCTGCTGCATTTAGGGAGATATCGGCCTTGCAGCATCGGTTCTTTCAGCGGATGATTCCGGCAGAATTTAAAGAAGTTTGGCAAAAAGGCTTAGCAGGAGGCAGTTATTTGCTCAAACTATGTGGAGCGGGGGGCGGAGGATTTTTGCTGGGCTATAGTCAGGATTGGGTTAGTACGCAGCGAGAACTATCGGCTTTTGAGTTATTGCCATTGGCTTTAGGGCAGATATAG
- a CDS encoding TonB-dependent receptor domain-containing protein, with the protein MKLTLLPFFLLVCSWSWAQGPMPPAQTTLLGQLIDADSKKPLEFATVSLYNLSDSLITGGISDMDGKFRLVNLPYGDYYAKFNFMGYEEKRIDSLKLELPTLQLGKVLLKPDAATQETVQVTANKSLLKLGLDKKVFDVENSGLGNSESATEVLRSTPGVEVDQDEQIKVRGKVVQVYINGKPTGLTGENQAAVLRQLPANSIKSVEIITSPSAKDAPDGGAGGIINIVMKRNLLSGFTGNVNGRIGTNARGWRSEPVGPMFNKFNTGFGLNYKSEKLNLFSNASWSRRGSYTLSEAYRFNQLPDSSYYFNTYRDSRRQKDNFWGRLGMDYYFSPTQTLSMQVRGGGGAGQNGGQTQYDNFGQDSVYYSQEIRGRDGETERYNWSYNAVYSIIFPEKDSTGKPNLDKIGGMGDQHQLVFDFQISNSQDQDIDYYGNQSYWPNGDAINAAPDSQRIEDFDSRREIWARIDYTLPLPKLEGRLEVGYHYRYQLDRSDFGYYNYVPQLPTLVNDSSRSNIFEYSQQIHALYGTYSQKLGEKWSGKFGLRLEQASVDPRLISTEESYPWSYFQLFPSVNLGYQMSKTAQMTFNYSRRIDRPGSWSTNPFPSFEDPRYLYYGNPYLQPSFTDKVELNYGNYIGKSGINVGLYASYNDNESTRVQTIDSLTGVIRSRPQNLAYNYQYGLDFNFNTSIFPWWTLNMGGNLYQSHFDAEVEGQDLSYQTLGASGNVFSSIRLQKIGLNISMGGSVWYQVRDIQGSNRPNFWHWVSINKQLMKKKLRLSLWIQNPIYSNSYRYQRSTDSFRQSGIYEWENRVVNFSMSYNFGKMNVKNKRRSQLENRSGGGNSGGGGQGGI; encoded by the coding sequence ATGAAATTGACCCTCCTCCCCTTCTTCCTGCTCGTATGTAGCTGGAGCTGGGCACAGGGGCCTATGCCCCCCGCCCAAACCACTCTTTTAGGCCAACTCATAGATGCCGACAGCAAAAAGCCCTTAGAGTTTGCCACCGTATCCCTCTACAATCTTTCCGACTCCCTCATTACGGGAGGCATCAGCGATATGGATGGTAAATTTCGCTTGGTCAACTTGCCCTATGGAGACTACTACGCCAAGTTTAACTTTATGGGCTATGAAGAAAAACGCATAGATAGTCTTAAATTAGAACTTCCTACTCTTCAGCTAGGAAAAGTCTTGCTAAAGCCCGATGCTGCCACCCAAGAGACCGTGCAGGTAACGGCCAATAAATCGCTACTCAAATTGGGCCTAGACAAAAAGGTCTTTGATGTAGAAAACAGTGGACTTGGCAACAGCGAAAGCGCCACCGAGGTCCTTCGCTCTACACCAGGAGTAGAGGTTGACCAAGATGAGCAGATCAAAGTGCGGGGCAAGGTGGTCCAAGTATACATCAATGGAAAGCCCACGGGCCTAACTGGAGAAAACCAGGCTGCCGTCCTCCGACAACTGCCCGCAAACAGTATCAAAAGCGTAGAAATTATTACGAGTCCCTCGGCCAAAGATGCCCCCGATGGTGGCGCAGGCGGAATCATTAACATTGTGATGAAACGCAACCTCCTCTCTGGCTTTACGGGCAATGTCAATGGTCGAATTGGGACCAATGCCCGAGGTTGGCGTTCGGAGCCCGTTGGTCCAATGTTCAATAAGTTTAATACGGGTTTTGGCCTAAACTACAAATCTGAAAAGCTCAACCTTTTTTCTAATGCTAGCTGGAGCCGCCGAGGCTCCTACACCCTTTCAGAGGCCTACCGCTTCAATCAGTTGCCCGATAGTAGCTATTATTTCAACACCTACCGCGATAGCCGCCGCCAAAAAGATAACTTCTGGGGGCGCCTAGGCATGGACTACTACTTTAGCCCCACCCAAACCCTCTCTATGCAAGTACGAGGAGGTGGAGGGGCTGGCCAAAATGGCGGCCAAACCCAATACGATAACTTCGGACAAGATTCGGTATACTACAGCCAAGAGATTCGAGGCAGAGATGGCGAAACAGAGCGCTACAACTGGAGCTATAATGCCGTTTACTCCATTATTTTTCCAGAAAAAGACTCTACAGGCAAGCCTAACTTGGATAAAATTGGGGGTATGGGAGATCAACACCAGCTCGTCTTTGACTTCCAAATATCAAATAGCCAAGACCAAGACATTGACTACTACGGCAATCAGTCTTATTGGCCCAATGGCGATGCCATCAATGCCGCCCCAGACTCTCAGCGGATTGAGGACTTTGACAGCCGCAGAGAAATTTGGGCCCGTATTGATTACACCCTTCCCTTGCCCAAATTAGAAGGGCGACTAGAAGTAGGCTATCACTATCGCTACCAATTGGACCGCAGTGATTTTGGCTACTACAATTATGTTCCCCAACTCCCCACTTTAGTCAATGATAGTAGTCGCTCTAATATCTTTGAATACAGCCAACAGATTCATGCCCTTTATGGGACCTACAGCCAAAAACTTGGAGAGAAGTGGAGTGGAAAGTTTGGTCTTCGCCTAGAGCAAGCCAGTGTAGATCCGCGTTTGATTAGTACGGAGGAGAGCTATCCCTGGAGTTACTTTCAGCTCTTTCCCTCTGTTAACTTGGGCTACCAAATGAGTAAAACGGCCCAAATGACCTTTAACTACAGCCGTAGAATTGACCGCCCCGGTTCTTGGTCTACCAACCCCTTCCCTAGTTTTGAGGACCCCCGCTACCTTTATTATGGCAACCCTTATTTGCAGCCCTCATTTACCGATAAGGTAGAACTAAACTACGGCAACTACATTGGCAAATCGGGAATAAATGTTGGCTTGTATGCCAGCTATAATGATAATGAGTCTACCCGAGTGCAAACCATTGACAGCCTAACGGGCGTGATTCGCTCTCGGCCCCAAAACTTGGCCTACAACTACCAGTACGGTTTAGACTTCAACTTTAATACAAGTATTTTCCCTTGGTGGACCCTCAATATGGGGGGCAACCTCTACCAATCGCACTTTGATGCAGAAGTAGAAGGCCAAGACCTTTCTTATCAGACCTTAGGAGCTAGCGGAAACGTATTTAGCAGTATTCGTTTGCAAAAAATTGGGCTAAATATCTCTATGGGGGGATCAGTTTGGTATCAGGTTCGAGATATTCAGGGAAGCAACCGCCCCAACTTCTGGCATTGGGTATCGATCAATAAACAGCTGATGAAAAAGAAATTGCGGCTCTCTCTTTGGATCCAAAACCCCATTTATAGTAATAGCTACCGCTATCAGCGGAGCACAGACAGCTTCCGTCAAAGCGGAATTTACGAATGGGAAAACCGAGTGGTCAACTTTAGTATGAGTTATAACTTTGGTAAAATGAATGTCAAGAACAAGCGCCGTAGCCAATTAGAAAACCGCTCTGGCGGTGGAAACAGCGGTGGCGGCGGACAAGGCGGCATTTAG
- a CDS encoding M1 family metallopeptidase, giving the protein MLKKKIASLAFGLLAGASLLAQTGPDRWQQAAKYYMEIDMDTKKHQFDGKQKLVYTNNSPDTLRKVFYHLYFNAFQPGSMMDERSRTLPDPDPRVGDRIAQLKPKETGYHKIKSLLQDGKKVNYEMAETILEVELAEPILPGASTTLEMEFKSQVPIQIRRSGRNSAEGIDYSMSQWYPKLCEYDYQGWHANPYIGREFHGVWGDFDVKITLPVEYTVGATGYLQNPNEMGHGYEDVGQRADLKGKKRLTWHFIAPNVHDFVWGADPDYIHDVVQLDDTTKIHFLYQDDEDYKATWKAVQPKMKKAFEYIEKRFGNYPYRQYSFIQGGDGGMEYPMATLITGNRAPSSLQGVMVHELMHTWYQMLMGTNEALYAWMDEGFTSYSTNIVTAYLDGQLKKGENPHYYSYAGYKQLAKSGVEEPLSTHADHFMSNAAYGAGSYNKGAVFVHQLEYIVGEKVLKEAMLDYYYNWRFKHPNPNDFIRIVEKRSGLELDWYREYWVNSTHTIDYAIDKVEKKGKKTLVQLQRLESTDKKTGIKNGRMPMPVDVVVKYMDGKEEKTACFHIPLAIMRGAKANENMYLEYNVMPDWRWTHTSYELELPIKQKDILSIEIDPSSRMADINRKNNTYKPD; this is encoded by the coding sequence ATGTTGAAAAAGAAAATTGCAAGCTTGGCTTTTGGCCTTTTGGCAGGAGCTAGCTTGTTGGCCCAAACAGGGCCCGATCGCTGGCAACAGGCGGCCAAATACTATATGGAAATTGATATGGATACCAAAAAACATCAGTTTGATGGTAAACAGAAGCTGGTCTATACCAATAATTCGCCCGATACTTTGCGTAAAGTATTTTATCATCTCTACTTTAATGCCTTTCAGCCAGGTAGTATGATGGATGAACGCTCTAGAACACTACCCGATCCCGATCCCCGTGTAGGCGATCGCATCGCTCAGCTTAAGCCCAAGGAAACGGGCTATCATAAGATTAAGAGCTTGTTGCAAGATGGCAAAAAGGTCAATTATGAAATGGCCGAAACCATTTTGGAGGTAGAACTAGCCGAGCCCATTTTGCCTGGCGCCAGCACTACCCTAGAAATGGAATTTAAAAGCCAAGTGCCCATTCAAATTCGTCGCTCTGGCCGCAATAGTGCCGAGGGAATCGATTATTCTATGTCGCAATGGTACCCCAAACTTTGTGAGTATGACTACCAAGGCTGGCATGCCAACCCCTATATCGGCCGAGAGTTTCATGGTGTTTGGGGCGATTTCGATGTGAAAATTACCCTGCCTGTAGAATATACGGTAGGCGCTACGGGCTACCTCCAAAATCCCAATGAAATGGGACATGGCTATGAGGATGTGGGCCAAAGAGCCGACCTCAAAGGCAAAAAGCGCCTCACCTGGCATTTTATCGCACCCAATGTGCATGACTTTGTCTGGGGCGCCGATCCCGATTATATCCATGATGTGGTCCAGCTAGATGATACGACTAAGATTCACTTTCTCTATCAAGATGATGAGGATTATAAGGCCACTTGGAAAGCTGTACAGCCTAAAATGAAAAAGGCATTCGAGTATATCGAGAAACGCTTTGGCAATTATCCCTATCGCCAATATTCCTTTATTCAAGGGGGAGATGGCGGAATGGAGTACCCCATGGCTACTCTAATTACCGGAAACCGTGCCCCCTCTAGCCTACAGGGCGTGATGGTCCACGAGCTGATGCATACTTGGTATCAGATGCTGATGGGAACCAATGAGGCCCTTTATGCTTGGATGGATGAAGGCTTTACTTCTTATTCGACCAATATTGTTACGGCTTATTTGGATGGCCAATTGAAAAAAGGCGAAAACCCCCATTACTACTCTTATGCAGGTTATAAGCAGTTGGCTAAAAGTGGGGTAGAGGAGCCCCTAAGCACTCATGCCGACCATTTTATGAGTAATGCGGCCTATGGCGCTGGTTCTTATAATAAAGGAGCTGTTTTTGTCCATCAATTGGAGTACATTGTTGGCGAAAAGGTCCTTAAGGAGGCGATGCTAGATTATTACTATAATTGGCGGTTCAAGCACCCCAATCCCAACGATTTTATCCGTATTGTAGAAAAACGATCGGGCCTAGAGCTAGACTGGTACCGAGAGTATTGGGTCAATAGCACACATACTATTGATTATGCTATCGATAAGGTGGAGAAGAAGGGCAAAAAGACGTTGGTCCAATTGCAACGCCTAGAAAGCACCGATAAGAAAACGGGCATTAAGAATGGCCGTATGCCCATGCCTGTAGATGTGGTGGTGAAGTATATGGATGGCAAGGAGGAAAAAACTGCTTGTTTCCATATTCCCTTGGCCATTATGAGAGGGGCTAAAGCCAATGAAAATATGTACCTAGAGTATAATGTGATGCCCGATTGGCGCTGGACGCATACTAGCTATGAGCTAGAGCTGCCCATTAAACAAAAGGATATCTTGAGTATTGAAATTGACCCTTCTAGCCGAATGGCCGATATCAACAGAAAGAATAATACTTATAAGCCTGATTAG